In Pelosinus sp. UFO1, one genomic interval encodes:
- a CDS encoding lytic transglycosylase domain-containing protein, with amino-acid sequence MDGINKVLQRIDAIEQRFNYSPVPAMNFSKVLAGVEKSNATGEKTFASDDIGKMIQFTAKKYGVDPKLAMAVAKVESNLSPDVVSSAGAVGVMQLMPETAQGLGVHNIKDPRENIDGGVRYLKQLISTFDGDVTKAVAAYNAGPQAVKNYNGIPPYSETKAYVAKVMELSK; translated from the coding sequence ATGGATGGTATAAATAAAGTATTACAACGTATAGACGCCATAGAGCAAAGGTTTAATTATTCTCCAGTTCCTGCAATGAATTTTTCTAAGGTTTTAGCTGGGGTAGAAAAGAGTAATGCTACAGGGGAAAAGACCTTTGCATCAGACGATATTGGCAAAATGATTCAATTTACAGCTAAAAAGTATGGAGTAGATCCTAAACTTGCCATGGCAGTTGCAAAAGTAGAGTCTAACTTGTCACCCGATGTTGTTTCCTCGGCTGGCGCAGTAGGGGTTATGCAACTGATGCCTGAGACAGCGCAAGGATTAGGCGTTCATAATATTAAAGATCCACGTGAGAATATTGATGGTGGCGTACGTTATTTAAAACAACTAATTTCCACTTTTGATGGCGATGTCACGAAAGCGGTTGCTGCCTACAATGCTGGGCCTCAGGCTGTAAAAAATTATAATGGTATTCCTCCGTATTCGGAAACGAAGGCATATGTAGCCAAAGTAATGGAATTGTCTAAGTAA
- the fliJ gene encoding flagellar export protein FliJ, whose protein sequence is MQSFTFRLETLLKFRKMQKEQVQIAFWQATNQFQIEKQKLGELESKLSQNIEQLRNYQQDALTIETLRAYQYYFEKIKYEITKQKERVLAFDEKRKECLRNLEEAVKNHKLVEKFREKKLQHYQDEMIKEEQKMLDEIGLQLYVREN, encoded by the coding sequence ATGCAATCTTTTACATTCCGTTTAGAAACTTTGCTTAAATTTAGAAAAATGCAAAAGGAACAAGTACAAATTGCATTTTGGCAGGCTACGAATCAATTTCAAATAGAAAAACAAAAATTGGGAGAATTAGAAAGTAAGTTATCGCAAAATATAGAGCAATTACGAAACTACCAGCAAGATGCACTAACGATTGAAACGTTAAGGGCATACCAGTATTATTTTGAAAAGATTAAATATGAAATTACGAAGCAAAAGGAACGTGTACTAGCTTTCGATGAAAAACGAAAAGAATGTTTACGTAACCTAGAAGAAGCGGTAAAAAATCATAAGCTTGTAGAAAAATTTCGTGAAAAAAAGTTGCAGCATTATCAGGATGAGATGATAAAGGAAGAGCAAAAAATGTTAGATGAAATCGGTCTGCAACTTTATGTACGAGAAAACTAA
- the fliI gene encoding flagellar protein export ATPase FliI — protein MSVFKVGKYLNAINCTESMKVSGKITQIVGLVIESQGPSVNLGDLCYICPRNEGGAIAAEVVGFRQNRVLLMPIGEMQGIGPGCEVFSAHQTLTVNVGDHLLGRVLDGLGNPMDDKGPLSVNTMYPLHNAPPPPLSRRRIEEKLSVGVRAIDSLITLGRGQRVGIMAGSGVGKSTLLGMIARNTEADVNVIALVGERGREVREFIERDLGEEGLKRSVVVVATSDQPALVRIKGAMTATAIAEYFRDQGLNVVLMMDSVTRFAMAQREVGLTIGEPPATRGYTPSVFAMLPKLLERSGTGDKGSITGIYTVLVDGDDMNEPIADAVRSILDGHIVLSRNIATQNHYPAIDVLASVSRVMIDIVEKGHYTAAQKLRSIMATYREAEDLINIGAYATGSNVNIDQSIAKIDAIKTFLQQDVNEHMSADETIAKLLSLIS, from the coding sequence ATGAGTGTTTTTAAAGTTGGTAAATACTTAAATGCTATTAATTGTACTGAGTCAATGAAGGTATCAGGGAAAATCACCCAAATTGTTGGGTTAGTTATTGAGTCTCAGGGACCAAGTGTCAATTTAGGCGACTTGTGCTATATTTGTCCTCGTAATGAGGGAGGAGCCATTGCTGCTGAGGTGGTAGGATTCCGTCAAAATAGAGTCCTGTTAATGCCAATCGGAGAAATGCAAGGTATTGGCCCTGGCTGTGAAGTGTTTTCTGCTCATCAGACTTTAACGGTAAATGTGGGCGATCATCTTCTGGGACGAGTTTTGGATGGCTTAGGCAATCCAATGGATGATAAGGGACCGTTATCAGTAAATACTATGTATCCTTTACATAACGCTCCTCCTCCTCCATTATCTCGTCGACGTATTGAGGAAAAGCTTTCAGTTGGCGTAAGGGCGATTGATAGTTTAATAACTCTTGGACGTGGACAACGTGTAGGGATTATGGCTGGTAGTGGTGTTGGTAAAAGTACTCTACTTGGCATGATTGCCCGTAATACAGAGGCAGATGTAAATGTAATTGCTTTGGTTGGTGAACGGGGCCGTGAGGTCCGTGAATTCATTGAACGTGATTTAGGGGAAGAAGGTTTGAAAAGATCTGTAGTTGTGGTAGCAACATCAGATCAACCAGCACTAGTACGTATCAAAGGAGCAATGACGGCTACCGCTATAGCTGAATATTTTAGAGATCAAGGGCTAAATGTTGTATTGATGATGGATTCTGTAACACGCTTTGCTATGGCACAACGAGAAGTTGGCCTAACTATTGGTGAACCACCAGCTACTCGTGGTTATACTCCTTCAGTATTTGCTATGTTACCTAAATTGCTAGAGCGTTCCGGTACTGGAGATAAGGGTTCCATTACTGGTATATACACGGTATTGGTAGATGGTGATGATATGAATGAACCGATAGCTGATGCAGTACGCAGTATTTTAGACGGCCACATTGTTCTATCTCGTAACATTGCTACGCAAAATCATTATCCGGCGATTGATGTGCTTGCAAGTGTGAGCCGGGTTATGATAGACATTGTTGAGAAGGGACATTATACAGCAGCACAAAAATTGCGTTCTATTATGGCCACTTATCGTGAAGCGGAGGATCTGATTAATATTGGTGCTTACGCAACAGGGAGTAACGTAAATATTGATCAATCCATAGCAAAGATTGACGCCATTAAAACCTTTTTGCAGCAAGATGTAAATGAACACATGTCTGCCGATGAAACGATTGCAAAGTTACTGTCTTTGATTTCCTGA